The Alicyclobacillus macrosporangiidus CPP55 genome segment CGGCGCCCTGACGGCGAGCCTGCTGCCGGGTCCGGTGCGCGTCAAGCACATGCTCGGAGCCTGTTCCACGCCGACCCGTCCCGTGTGCTTGACCCTCACGGGCGAGGACATCCGCGATCTCTTGACGCAATCGGTGCAGCCCGAGGTCTACCACCGGCCGGGATTTGGCTTCGGGTTTCGCGGGGGCGTGGTGGGATGGCTTTCCCTGGCCAACGCGGACGTGACATTGTCCCAGGCACCTGGATCTGAGAGAATGAGGATAGAGGAGATCCGGGTGGGCGGAGAACCCATCCAGTCCGGCCGGGATTACCGCGTCATCACCTGCGAGTACCTGTGGCTTTCGCCCGTCTTCGACCTGTTTCGGCGGGCGCGGGATGCGGAGATCCAGGTGCCTTTGGCGCGGGAGGTGCTGCTCGAGCGCATCGGGGATCCGCGCCTCCAGCGCCAGGCGTTCCGGCCCCGCTGGCAAGTGGTGCCCGGGCCGGACAGTTCCGGGGAAAGCGAGGTTCGGGGATGAATCACCTGTTGTCGCGCGCCGACACGCGCCGCATGCTGGTCAAGCTCGAGGAAGCCTATCCCGACGCCAAGTGCGCGTTGAACTTCAGCAATCCGTTTGAACTGCTGATCGCCACCATGTTGTCTGCGCAGAGCACCGACGCCCGCGTCAACCAGGTCACCGCGCGGCTGTTTCAGAAATACAAGACTCCGGAGGATTACGCGCGCCTCACGCCGGAGATACTGCAAGAAGACATCAAAGAACTAGGGCTGTTCCGGGCCAAGGCGGAGCACATCATCGCCGCCAGCCGGATGCTTTTGGAGAAGTACAACGGCCAGGTGCCCGCCTCTCAGGAGGAACTGGTCAAGTTGCCGGGCGTCGGGCGCAAGACTGCCAACGTCGTCGTCTCCAACGCGTTCGGGATCCCGGCTATCGCGGTGGACACGCACGTGCAGCGGGTCGCGAACCGCATCGGGATCGCCAACAGCATGAATCCGGAGATGACAGAGCGCCAGCTGTGCCAGCGCATCCCGCAGAAGCTGTGGTCGCAGGCGCACCACTGGCTGATCCACCACGGGCGAAAGGTGTGCTCGGCGCGCAAGCCGAAGTGCGACATCTGCCCCGTCTCGTCCTTCTGCAGGTTCTACCAGGCCATGCAGAAGGAAGACAAGCTGCGGGCGAAGGTCTTCGGCGAGGACGAAGACAGGGCGGCCGGTGCCGCACGGCGATGAGCCCGGCTCACTTCACGTACGGTTCGTAGCCGCCGCCCGGCACCCGGCGCATCGGCTGATGGCAATGGCGGCAGGCGTCATACGCCCCCGTCAGCCGGGTGATCCGGCCGCAACGCGGGCACTCCGCCTCGTGGACCGTGGGATTCACGGGGCCAAACCGGAAGTACACGAGGATGCCGGCGAGGACGCCCAGTCCGCCGATGACCATCAAATACGGGATCCAGGCGCGGTGATACACGCCGCTGTACATGACGAAAAAGCCACCAAACATCATCACGAGCGCCCAATTGCGCCACTTGTCCACGTTCATCGACGGCTCACCTGCCTGACGTCCCGCCCGGCCCGAAGGCCGGCGGCGGATGTGCGTACGCCATCATGGTAGCGCACCGGGCGGCGGGTGTCCAATCACCCCATCCGGCGACGAAGGAGGTGGCGGGCGTGTGGAAAAAGGCGTTCATCGCGCTG includes the following:
- the nth gene encoding endonuclease III, whose product is MNHLLSRADTRRMLVKLEEAYPDAKCALNFSNPFELLIATMLSAQSTDARVNQVTARLFQKYKTPEDYARLTPEILQEDIKELGLFRAKAEHIIAASRMLLEKYNGQVPASQEELVKLPGVGRKTANVVVSNAFGIPAIAVDTHVQRVANRIGIANSMNPEMTERQLCQRIPQKLWSQAHHWLIHHGRKVCSARKPKCDICPVSSFCRFYQAMQKEDKLRAKVFGEDEDRAAGAARR
- a CDS encoding DUF2614 family zinc ribbon-containing protein, whose protein sequence is MNVDKWRNWALVMMFGGFFVMYSGVYHRAWIPYLMVIGGLGVLAGILVYFRFGPVNPTVHEAECPRCGRITRLTGAYDACRHCHQPMRRVPGGGYEPYVK